The Opisthocomus hoazin isolate bOpiHoa1 chromosome 18, bOpiHoa1.hap1, whole genome shotgun sequence region TTTGTCACGAACCTCTTCACCTCGCTGCCAGGCTGCGCTACGGGGCAGCCGGGAGGTGCTgccctggggtgctcgctggagGTGCAGCCTTCGGACGCGTGCAGGCACCGGCACTGCCCCTGGAGCTGTACACGgagcccagcagccccgctccccccagcagcGTGGGGTGTACCAGTGTCTCGCAGTTAATGGTCCCAGAGGAATGGAAGAGCAAGCCAAGACTGTCCCTGCAGAGATGGTTTCCTCAGGCAGAAGGGCCACGGCCGGAGGATGCTGTCgaggggaaagcagagcagaaccATCTCAGTTTTTAGCCAGGGCTACCACGTTTCACCTTGCCTGCCCTGGCCAGAGCCTGCTGCCCTCTTGCTAACGTGAAGATCCCTAACGCTTCTCGAGGCGCGTCTCTCACTGCCTGCCCTCACGTCTCGGTTTCCAGGTGAGCGACAAAGCAGCGTCTGTTCACACCAGTCCTATTCTTCTCCCTTTGACCAAGTCCGTTCTGGTTTACTCTGTGCTTCTGTCCTCACACAGGGACTTGgcttcgtgttctcggggctttGAAAGTTGCTTCAGCGAGACCTGCACATCACAATGTCGTTCCCTTTATGGGAATCTGCTTTGGTTTATCCAAAATATTTGTCAGAGAGCTCTGCATTCAGCAGCGGCTGGTGAGAGGCCAAGTTACTGTCATGCCTGAAAGGTCACTGCTCAGAAGCTATTCTCTGCAGTGCCAAAGTGCCCCTTTGCTGTGTGCTGACCATTATCAGCTCTGCCTTTATGGCAATTCGGGTTTCCTACAGTGACTGCCCAAAGTATAAAGTGATTCAGGAGGGATGATAACATAATACCATCTTGTTAACACTCTCTTCCACCTTATCAAATGTCACCATCTAGCCATGACAGCAAGGCTTTGTGTTTCTGAGACGCCTGGCTGATCAGGTTGCAAGGAGAGTGACAACTCCGTAAGTACCTTGGCACCTTTGCCATCCCTTCCTTGGCCTTTAGCAAAGATATATTTTAAAGCCGGAATTAATGTGTGACAAAACCTGGTTAATCTGCTGGAAATGCTTATTTCCAAGTTTGCAGAAAGTATTAACTCTGAGCAAGCGTTTTTCTGGGCTATTATTATTCCGAGCTGGGGAGCAGCCCACCCACCCCTGTCGTTAATGAGCACGTTGGGGTAGCGCAGAGTTCACCGCGGTGCCCTTGGCCGATGTGTCCTCCCCTCCGCCATGGACACCTTCGCCGTGCCCGCTGGGACGTGGTCCACACGCAGGGCCCACGGTTGGTCTGTAGCCCGCAGAGGAGGGTTCTCATTTTCCTGCCCCGAAGAGCTGCTGGTCCGGTGCAGCTCGAGGCAGCGGCTCTGCAGACCCGTGCGGTGCCGGTGACCagggccaggacagggtgaaaGGGAGACAGCCACCATGGCAGTGGGTGCACATGGCACGTTGGCTCAGCAGAAAGCTttgctcctcttctcctgcctgTAGCAGTAAATGAACTGGCAGTAAATGAGCTGTGATGGACCAGGTGGGACACAATTTTTCAGCATGGAAAAAGCCTGGACAGCAATCTGAGAGGGCAGGAGTCTGGACAGAGCTGCGATGCGGAGGGGGAAGACCCTGGGCAGTTGCAGCACATTTGTTGCATGGCATGGTGTAGCAGGGAGGTCCCCTCTCTTGGTACGCCCACGCTGCGATCAGCAGTCCCTCCAGGACTTCAAAATGATCTCAAGCTGACAAGCTCTAGTCTGGGAGCTCCCTGGCTTCGTGGTCAGCGGCATCACCCTCTCAGCAGTGTCCCCCCATGACAGCACATCCCTCCTCCAGTCCTCCTGGAGTGCTCTGAGGCAGAGGTGATGGACTTGGAAATAACACTGTGCTAGTTAGACCAGTGCAGCATTTCCGAAACAGACGGTTTCTCTCTGAAGAGTCTGTCAGCTCAGGGTGTCCGAAAAGCCGTGACACCCAATCAATACGCCTTATCATGGTGTCACTGTTCCTTCCCAATTCAATACCTCCTTCTCCTCAATTATCAGATGGATTATGAGCCATTCAGGTCAGTGGGCAGGTGCTGTGGGCTTTGATCAACACTGGGCAAGGTCACAGTTTGTAGGCAAGCCAGGAGGGAAATGCTGGGCATGTCCTGCTGACCTGGATGGTGAATACCGGGCTCTGCCACTGTCTCGATGGTCTGCTTTTACACTGAGAAAGGTGCTGCCTGGTCCTCCACTTAGCGTCTGTGTGTGGCACGTCCCCACTGCATGGGCTGCCTGTGAGGGTAAAGTGCTCAGCACTGCAGCACCAAGAACTGCAGAAGTGCTTAGCAGCAAGGGGTGACCAGTATTTTGACACATTTTTCAGTCAAAACctcatttttatttggaaaaaaaaaaagtattttatcagCGTGTGACTTTTCAGCCACGCGTGCACCTTGACACGAGAGCAAGCCCAAAAGGATGCTGTACCGAACGAGGCAGCGGTGTGGAGGCTGGCACCCAGAGCTGGCCGAGTCTGCCTCTGCACCTCCGGGCTGTTGCTCAATGATTTACCTAACTCCTAACATCTCTAGGGAAATATTTGCAGTGGAAGTCACCAGAACCCATACATTATTTGTTTTGCTCCCCACCAATTATTCTGGATGTCCTTGACAGCACTGCTTGCCTCTTTCCTGCTGTATGCGCTCTATATAAGGATGCTCAGTGCAGGTCATCTTCAGAAGACAGGGACATCGGCTGGAGACAGCCTCGCACTCAAGAGCTTGGCCAGGTAAGAGCAAATTTGTTCCCCAAAAAGTGTGCTCTCAGCTTCTGCTTCTGCACACCTGAATGCTTCCCAAAGGAGAACCCTTAATGTTCGTCTGTGAGTGTTGGCTTTTTAACAAAAATTGTTATTcttgcctgctgcctgccttaAATATGCTCCGACAGGTAAAAAGTGTGGTGGGTTTCACTACGAGTTTCTCAAGAACAGACATGCATGGTCATTGTATCTGCAGTCCTTGAAGAAGAAAGGATATTTCACGGTTTTCATAAACAATTATCACCTAAATTATTTTTGGTATAACTCTATTATCTGAGATAGCATTTCAGCTAAGGTGAATTAGATCTCTCACACTTGCTTTGATCCCTTTTTGATGTGCTATTTACATTTAAATAGATGCGGGCCAATGAAGATCATTATAGTTCTTTAAAACCATAAAGCTACTTCAAGTTGTAGGtcccacagaaatatttctctgaggctgaaactgtaaaaattattttctccttcttacAATTCTAGCAAAAGATACCTTCACGCAGAGGGAAGACCGAGATGTTTGACGTCTGTGCAGAGATCATGACATTCAAACAAGGAGATGCTGTCCTTACTCGATACCTTGGTGCATTTGCCCTGTGTAGATGccgttgcttttctttccacgagagcaacgaggctggtgaagggtctcgagaacaagtcttatgatgagcggctgagggaactggggttgtttagtatggagaagaggaggctgagacctgatcactctctacaactgcctgacaggagggtgtagtgaggcaggtgttggtctcttctctccagtaaccagcgacagggcgagaggcgatggcctcagggtgcgtcaggggaggttcagattggatattgggaacaatttctttcctgaaagagcggtcaggcgttggaccaggctgcctagggcagtggaggagtccccatccctggaggtgttcaaaaaacatgtagatgtggcacttcaggacatagtttagcaggcatggtggtgttgggttgacagttgaacttgctgatattagaggtcttttccaaccgtaatgattctgtgattctatgactggaGACGATCATGTTGTCAGAAATGTCCTGTTCTCCCACTGCTCACCGGCGCTAAGGGATTAAAGCAGGAACAACCGAACAGCCGCTTGCTTTTCACTTGGCTGCTGTGTCGGTTGCTTTGGAGCAAGTGCTGTTGACATTCTGGTTCCTCCTGCAGGAGACTGCCATCAGGAGTTTTGCTGTGCCCACCAGTGTggtgaggaggtgggaaaggcTCCATTCCTCACTGATTTTGTCTTCCCCGACAGGCAttcctccattttctttcctccacCCTCCTCTTTCCTACCCCCACTGGCTTGTGCTGACTGTCCCAACATTGCACTGATGGCAATCACTTTCCACAGTTATCAGGACCGAAGATGTCTGTGTTCCGGGCTGTTttcgtcctctgcagcctgctgaccCCTTCACAAGGACTTGGAATCATGCCCTTGGTTGCCAAAGTGGATGTAGATGGTAAGCATATGGAAGAGAGAGGATTTATCTCTTTTTTGAGGCCAGTTCAGCTTTTTATGTCTTTTGACCATGCCCAGAAAAACAGAAGCTCGTCCAGATCCATTCAGCAGTAGTGGCAATGCTGGTAATTTACATTTACAAAGCACTTTGGAGATGGCAGTTCAGATACTTTATAGTGGCTGGTGCCACCTCCCCTAttgcagaaaaaagggaaaaagagggaCAGTTGAGGGAAAGGAACAACCAGGCTGACACAACATGCTTGTGTGCTGAGTCCATAGAGCTCACAGTgacctctctttccttttttttcagatattcaagATTCACTAGCTAAACGTGACCCCCAGAAGCTTCAAGATGGTCTCCTTGGTGGCAATCTGCTCAGCGGTCTCGTTGGCAGAAATGGTCCTGTTGGCGGTCTCCTTGGCAGAGATCATCCTGTTGGCAGTCTCCTCGACAGAGATGATGCTGTTGGTGGTCTGCTTGGCAGAGATGGTCCTGTCGGTGGTCTCCTCGGCAGAAATGGTGCTGTTGGCGGTCTGCTTGGCAGAGACGGTCCTGTTGGTGGTCTCCTCGGAAGAAATGGTGCTGTTGGTGGTCTGCTTGGCAGAGACGGTCCTGTCGGTGGTCTCCTCGGCAGAAATGGTGCTGTTGGCGGTCTGCTTGGCAGAGACGGTCCTGTTGGTGGTCTGCTTGGCAGAGACGGTCCTGTCGGTGGTCTCCTCAGCAGAAATGGTGCTGTTGGTGGTCTGCTTGGCAGAGACGGTCCTGTCGGTGGTCTCCTCGGCAGAAATGGTGCTGTTGGCGGTCTCCTTGGCAGAGATGGTCCTGTTGGTGGTCTGCTTGGCAGAGATGGCCCTGTTGGCGGTCTCCTCGGCAGAGACGGTCCTGTTGGCGGTCTCCTCGGCGCAGATGGTCCTGTTGGCAGTCTCCTTGGCGGAGAtggtgctcttgggggtctcctTGGCGGAGATGGTGCTCTTGGGGCTCTCCTTGGCGGAGATGGTGCTCTTGGTGGTCTCCTCGGCGGAGATGGTGCTCTTGGTGGTCTCCTTGGCGGAGATGATGTTCTGGGTGGTCTCCTCGGCGCAGATGGTGTCCTGGGTGGTCTCCTTGGAGGAGACGGTGTCCTTGGTGGACTCCTTGATAGAGATGGTGTCCTTGGTGGTCTCCTTGGCAAAGAAGGTCTTGTTGATGGTCTCCTTGGCAAAGATGGTCTTGTTGATAGTCTCCTGGATGTTGTCCTTGATATTCTCATTGGCAAAAATGGTCTCCTTGGCAAAAATGGTCTCGCTGGCAATCTTCTTCGTGGAAATGGTGGAGATCTCACAGGGTGAGTGAGAGTGGGAGATGGATGTCCCTGAGCAGCCCTCAGTGGGTCTGGGTCACACTGGGGAAAGGAGGGTCTGGTCTAGAGCCTGCTCTCTGAACATATGGGGTCCCTGCTTTCCCTTCCTGGAGCAGGTACATAAACGAGGGTTCAGCTGTTGGGAGTTTCTGTACGTGCCTGACATGCAAATGTGCCTTGCATGTGCTTCAAGCTGCTCCTGGCTGGTAGGGATCCTTGCTGTCCTAGGGTGGAGGGGACCCCAAGACCGCTGGTCTGCAATTGCCtacagggctgggggctgaggggaCAGGGCATCTGCTGTACAAATATGCTACTTAGTGCCTTTCCCTTGTCTCAACCATCCAGGCCGAAAATTTTGAACAACACCCTTCCCAAAATCAGCCTGCATTCCCTCCCAGGCGTTGGGCACCAGGTGGGCTTCAACACCCAGCTGCTGGTCGAGAGCACCAGGTACGGCGTGTCCATCACGGGcacggctcggggcggggggtccccagccctgtggAACGCAGACGGCCAGCAGATCTCCTGAGTCACAGGCTGTGTTTGCCCTGGCAGTGCCCCGGGCAGGGCACTCTGCGTGCAGGTGGAAGCAGATGTGGACATGCTGGTCCAGGACAAGTGGGCGGCTCCCCAGAGCAGTAAGGACTGCGAGACTTCTGACATAAACATCCGTCTGAGGTAGGCATCGTCGGGAGGTAGCAGCCATAGGAGGTCGGCATCCATGGGAGCGGGGTGCTTATGGCCAGCACGTGGTCCCTGCCCAGTGGGAAACCTTGGAGCCATTGGCCATCACAGGCAGAGCTTTTGTGCCTGATGCCTCAGAGACCGAGCTGCCCGGCTGCTGGCCTTGGAGAGGAACTGCCCgcctttgttttaaaatctgggGTCAAGAAATAGCACCGGGCTGGATTCAGAGGGCTTGGTTTTGGTGATGTTTTAGCACTGAATGTGGCCCTGGATGGTGCGAGCAAGGCTTCGTATTTCTCTTGTGCTAAGTACTTTTATTTTCCAGCCATCAGTCTGaatcattttttatttcctattttcctGTTACCCAGACCCAAAGTGCCACTGCTGGATGAGCCGTTAAAACGCCTCCTTCGCGATCTCCTGCGTGAGACGGTGGGTCTGCAAAGCCGTCTTCGTGGGAGCCATCAGCACGGCGCTGGGTGGGCAGACAGCGCGGGCAgcatgggcagtgcaggcagggcaggcagcgcgggcagggcaggcagcgtgggcagcacaggcagggcaggcagcgtgggcagcgcgggcagggcaggcagcgtgggcagcacaggcagggcaggcagcgtgggcagcgcgggcagggcaggcagcgcaggcagcgtgggcagcatgggcagcgtgggcagggcaggcagcgtgggcagcggaggcagcatgggcagtgcgtgtagggcaggcagggcaggcagcgtgggcagcgtgggcagcacaggcagcgcgggcagcgtgggcagcacaggcagggcaggcagcatgggcagcgtgggcagcacaggcagggcaggcagcgtgggcagcgcaggcagcgcgggcagcatgggcagcgcgggcagggcaggcagcgggccAGGCTGCCCTCGCGGACGTGGCTGTTTGCACAGCTGCGGGCTCAGCCGGGGCAGATCCTCCCCGACAGGCACCGGCACCTCGCCTGCACCGTTGCCCGTGCCAGGCTCTGCCGGCAAAGAGGTTTCCGAGACGCGCGCTGGTTTGGCCACCACGTTGAGCAAGTCTTCCTGGGGAGGGGAAACCCGCCCCGGCTCAGAGGGGCCGCTCGCCGCCGGATGCTGAGCCGTGTCGGGGCGTCCCACCAAAGCCCACCCGGCAGCGGCTGCTGCCTGGCCGTGCACCCCAGCGGAGCCGGCTCTTCCCAATCGCGCTAACGCAGCGTCCTTCCGCCGGCGCTGCGGGTCCGGGGGTCTCACCGTCCTCTGCCTCCCCAGGGCTGCAACATCATCAACACCAGGCTCAATGCACTGAGCACCCTGCACGGCTCCGGGACCCGTAAGTGCTGGCACCCTCCTGCTCCTCCGCTCCTGCGTGACCCCTGCACGTGGgcttggttggtttttttacattgggtaaatacaaatattttaacaacTTTCTAAAAACACAGCTCTCAACCCAAGCACAGCATTCAGTTTCTCTtgccccagagcagcagcagtttttccTGCAGAAAGCCACTTCAGGAACTGTTGCttttagaaaaaacattttcgCTACAAACGCTGTGAGCAGGAGGCACCGCTGATTCCGACATCTCGTGGGACCACGGGAGCTGGGAGCATCcccctctgcctgcagctgaAAAGCTCTCCCCCCTGTGTCCCGCAGCCGCGCTCCCGCTCGGCTCCGTGGGAGATCTGCCCCCCTTTTCCATCGTCAGCGGCGACGCCATCCTCCTGGATCTGAACGTGAGTGGCCCCGCTTCCGCGGCCCCGAAACCTCCGACGCGGTGAGCCTGGGTCGGGCtgcggcggctgcgcggcgcgGGGTCCCCTTCCTCCAGCCGCTGTGCTGGCAGGTCCTGATGACGTGGTCTGGCCGTGGCCGTGCTAATGCCACCACTGGGTCTCTACCTTGCTTGTTGCTTGCTAATCCCTGAGGGTAGCATAAGCCAGACTGGCTTGACATTGCTTGATTAAGTGTAATTATAGCACTCTCAGAGTTGTTAATCGGAAAAGCTTTATCTCGCACAGGAGCCGTGGTCACCGCTCACAAGCAGGTTCCACTTAGAAGTGGTTTGCAAAAGCTTGGTTCGTGATTGACAGGGACCAAAAATAATGGCAAGGTGTCCATTGATCAGGAGACACGAGGATGTTTCGAGGggaaagctgcagcagctgcagccgtTGCCTGGGCTAGAAGGGTCCGAAGCAGCGAGATGCCTACGAAAGTGTTGATCAACCCTGCGGGAGCCTCTCTGCGAGCTCTGCGGGTGGGCAGGGTGCCCGGTGCGACCGCAGCCCTCCGAGCCCCACCAATGTCCCTCCCCTGCTGTCCCCTGCAGCTCCTCGCCAGGAACACGGAGGGCAGTGAGGTGGCCTCCACGCAGGGACCGTCGCTCggtgccaccctgctgctggcCGCTGGCCGCCCGCCGCAGCTCAGCCTCTCCCCACGTGCCCTCGGCGTCCTGCTGGAGACGGCCCGGGGGCAGGGAGCCTTCAACCTCAGCATCACCAGCTCCATGGTGGGTCACCTCACCGAGGCTGGGTCGGGGTCCTGGTCGCTCCTGGGTGACCCGAGGGTGCTCACTGCCATGTGCTTGCATCTGTTCGCGGGGTGCAGCCGAGCCCAGTGTGGGCTTTGCACCAGCTCTCCCGGCCACCGACGCCGCTTCTGCTGTTCCCGCAGGTGCCCGATAGCATCTCGCTGTCCACCTCTGCCCTTCTGCCAGCCATCCCCCAGGTCAGCCACCTCCCTCCTCCGCATTGACTTCTGACCCCACCGCTCGCCCCGGCCACGCAGAGACCCCTTGCCCtgacctccccctgcccctgcagcTCGCCCAGGTCCTCCCCGGCTCTCTGCCGCTGGAGCTGCGCGTCCGGGTGGCCAACGAGCCGGTGGTGGCCGTGCGGGATGGAAGAGCCACCGCCACCCTCCAAGCCTCCATCGACGTCTTCAGCCCCCTCCTGCAGTCCTCGCAGCAGCTGCTCTTCTCCATCGACACGGTGAGTGTGCTCCCGGGTGACGAGATCTCCGAAACCGGGCGAGGGGTGAGTGTGGCTGTTCTCCGGCATCCCCTCGGCTTGTCCTGCCCTCAGCCGTGTAGTACTTGCACTTTGGAATTTACTACATCTTCAGAGCAGTGGTGCTCAGCCCTGTTAAACTGCCCATAACCAAACGCAAGTGAAGTATTTCAGGAACGGCTCAAAATAAAGACAGGAAGGGTGAGCCCTGGGGAGCGAGATAAACGATGCCATCAGTCAACGAAACGCGATTTCTAGGCACAGACAGGTGTTGTTTTCCGGAATGGGTTATTTACAGATTCTCTGGGTTTTCTCTTCAGTCTTGGGAGCTATGCAGGGAAATAACCCCATTTCTCCCATTGTTCCAATTTCAGGACGTCGTTCTGAGCATCATCCCATCGGTCTCCGACGGCAAACTGCAAATCTCCCTGGCTCTCGACAGGTAGAGCCGAGCTCTGCGGTCGCTGCTGgcgggggggctctgccgggggccGCTCCCGGGAGCCCAGCAATGCAGGGCTGGTAGCAGCGGCCAGGGAGTGCGGCGTAGACGGGGTAGAGGTGTAACGGGCTGCCAGAgatcctctgcctcctcccagccccagcctcagAGCAAGCGCGTGTCTGAAGTGAGGAGAGAGTTGTAAACAAGTTGCCCTATTTCCAAAATCCTCATATCTTCATGTGGGTGAGAAATTCTGGATGAAGCGAGGGTCTGAGCAGCGTTTGGAACGCTGGAGGAGGGCTGCACCCGGGGCACCCCGACTCTGCCTGGTTTTTCTCTCTTGCAGCATCCAGCTGACCCGGGCACCCCTGCGCCTCAGCCCCCTCAGTGTAAGTGCACGCTGCTTCGGGTCGCGGTGCTGCAGCGAGCGAGGTGACGGCCAGAGGCTCTGTGCTGGAAGCAGAACCGAAACGCCAGTCCTTCTTCAGTCTCCACCTTTCTCCTCTCGGCAGAGGCCATTTGCTGTCTGCCCTGTCGCTCCCCCGTGCCCCACGGCCGTGACACTCGGATGTGTGTGTTCACTTGCTGGCAGCTCACTGGGCGTGCGGGGAAGTGGGGAGGAATAATTGAGAAGAAATTACCCAAAAATCATGTCCCTCTGTATCCCCCCACCCTCAGTCCGGGGACAGTCTCCCCGAAGGAAGCGTCCCAGCCTTCGCGGTTCGTGCTCCGAGCATCCTGCGGTGACGGGACTGGCCTGACAAGCCCGGCTCTGCTGGTTCCTTCCCAGTGCCTGTTGCTCCCTTCCTCAGCCACCGACACTcgtctcctcctcctgcaggtCTCCCCGCTCGCAGCATGGCTCAAGCAAGTCCTCGCGGCTGCATACGTACCTGCCATCAACGGTACGGCAGGGTCGGGTGCCCTCTTCGCTCAGTCCCAGCCAGATTTGGGGGTctcccctcccctcgctgcctgcgtTCAGGGTTTCCCCCCCCGTGACGAGACGCTTTCACTTGCTCTTGCAGATGCCTTGCGCGTGTCGGTCCCTCTGCCCAACGTCCTCAGCACCGGCCTCGGGAACGCCAGGGTCGACATCACCGACGTAAGGGTCTCCTTTCCCTCAGCGCTGCCGTCccgggagcaggggctgcaccCACCCCGGGGCAGGGACCTGCGGAGCCCAGGTCCCACACTGCCCCAGCCAGCCCCgttccccaggggctgctcccagcttccagcaggtccctctgcctctgtgggcCCGCAGGAAAACctctcctgggatggagggaaaaGCTGGTGAAAGTCCAAATGAGAAAACTGAGTGGTTTTTGTGCTGCTTCTCCCAGGCAGAAGAATCTGCTGACCAGAGCTCTCTCAAAACATCCTGCCCGGGAGCATCCTCGACCCTGCTCGCTGTCTGAGCCCCAGAGCCCGCTCGTCTCTGCTCTCTCCATCTCCCTTTCCCCTTGAGCACTGCCCTGCGCTGTCGCCGAGGGGCACAGGCTCCGGCCGGTCCTGGCACCGGGGCAGGGAGCGCTGGTGGGTGTTAGGAGGGGGTTCTGTGGCCACTGCTAACGTCTGTAGTCGGGAAGCAGAGCTCTTTCTTAGGCATAAATGTTGCTCCCTTATTGCTCTCCCAATAAAATCCTTCACTGCCTCGGTATTTCTCTCTCCGAATATTGATGTGAAATgggtttctggctgccagcacccGTTTTTCTCCACCGTGCCCCCCACCATGCGGCCCCCGGCCAGGCAGCGCAGCGCAGAGGgggggctgtccctgcagccaacACGCCGGCACCGTACAGAAAGCGTTTCTGAAGCTCAGCCTGCGGCACGAGGCGGGGAGCAGCGGCTCACACGGGACCTGGGGTCTGGCGCACACGGGTGCCCCTCATGCTGGGCTGACGGGGGGCACAGGAGATGCTCGCGATGCAACGGCAGCGCAGATTTAGCAAAGGTCTTGCTGACATTTCCCACTCCCTGGGAACCCTTGTTTGCAGCCGCTGCGGAGCGAGCAGCTCCTTGCCGGGGCCCGTTGGCAGCACGTCCCGCACGGAGCCCGGCGGGGCTGGCTGTGCCAGGCTCTGTCTGGAGCCAGCCACCGACAGACT contains the following coding sequences:
- the LOC142363526 gene encoding BPI fold-containing family B member 4-like, which codes for MCFKLLLAGVGHQVGFNTQLLVESTSAPGRALCVQVEADVDMLVQDKWAAPQSSKDCETSDINIRLRPKVPLLDEPLKRLLRDLLRETLRAQPGQILPDRHRHLACTVARARLCRQRGFRDARWFGHHVEQVFLGRGNPPRLRGAARRRMLSRGCNIINTRLNALSTLHGSGTRGTADSDISWDHGSWEHPPLPAAEKLSPLCPAAALPLGSVGDLPPFSIVSGDAILLDLNVPDSISLSTSALLPAIPQLAQVLPGSLPLELRVRVANEPVVAVRDGRATATLQASIDVFSPLLQSSQQLLFSIDTDVVLSIIPSVSDGKLQISLALDSIQLTRAPLRLSPLSVSPLAAWLKQVLAAAYVPAINDALRVSVPLPNVLSTGLGNARVDITDAEESADQSSLKTSCPGASSTLLAV